Genomic window (Nitrospirales bacterium LBB_01):
ATACCTCTATTTCTTCTAAAATTACCTCTCGTTTCGGTAATGTTTCTATAGAATATGGTTTTTGCATTTCCATTATCGCATCAATAAGGTTTTCCCTTGCCTCTTCTATTGTTTGCCCCTGAGTCATTGCCCCTGGCACATCGTCAGTCCATGCAACCCACCAGTCACCGTCTTTGACAAATAGTGCTTTTATTTTCATGTCCCGCCTCCTTAGAAATGTCTTTATTTTAACCCACAACCTACATTTTGTCAAAAAAACCTGCCGCTTGAAATAATTCCTCTTAAAGATGCACAATTACTAATGTTTAAAAAATCTTAACACAGGGGGTATATGTCTTGGGTGAAAACACGGATGAGAAGTTTGTATTTATAATAACCCGTTCCCACGACAGTGTGGATGTGGTTGCAGGGGCACTGCAAGTTGCTGTTAATATGA
Coding sequences:
- a CDS encoding type II toxin-antitoxin system HicB family antitoxin, whose product is MKIKALFVKDGDWWVAWTDDVPGAMTQGQTIEEARENLIDAIMEMQKPYSIETLPKREVILEEIEV